The genomic window cttctggatcaatcatttaatcaatgttttgttatgacgttgtcacgtaaactatcgtccgtaaaccgactttacagacaaccaatttttttatgtattttaatctaGTTTCTGGACTCGATTTGTAGCAGGGTTAGTGGAGTTACATATTAAATGACACATTTTGTTATATTTCACGGTTAAATACTTATTATGAATTAGTACTTTAACATATTTGTTTGTGTTAGTAGTTATTTAGGTTATGTACAAAAATGGCGCAAAATGGCTGATATGAAATAGGGCAATACCGCCACTCCTACACGAGACAATGGTGTCATGGTGGCGATATTATCCCTATATAAACTTGcaagcaacaaatctttaatgaTTATGTTTCAGATTCCACGGACTAGGAAAAGGAGAACTGAAAAAGCAAAATGGTCAGAGGAAAGTTTGAATGAAGCTTTTGATTATGTGTAAAAGGGTAAGTCTTGTAAAAGTACTGCAAACAAATATAACATTCTTAGGTCAATATTAAGAGACAGATTGAAAACAAATTCAACGGAGAAACCAACCCTGATAAGAAAGCCACTTATTTACAGCGGAACAAGAACAATAAATTGCTGATCATGTTTGATTGCTATCAAAGTTGTTTTTTCGGTATTTCTATTACTGTACTTCAACGTTTGGCGTGTGATATAGCAGATGCAAATGGCATACAACACACCCTTCAATGAGGAAAATAAATTAGCTGACGCAGATTGGGTGTATGGTTTCTTGAACCTACTAGCCTAAATATAATTTCAGCTTTCAACAAGTTTGAAGTAGagcttttcttaaaaaatattaaaacaataaaagaaAAAGTTCATTTCCCAGCATCCAGAATGTATAATGTGGACGAGACCGGTATATCCACGGTGCATAAACCAGGAAATATTCTGGGACGTAATGGCCAGAAGCAAGTGGGAGCAGCGACAAGTTGGGAGAGAGGTGAGAGAGTGACAGTAGTTTGCACTGAGAGTGCTGCCGGATATTACATTCTACCCAAGTTAATTTTTCCATGCCAGCGAATTTCACAGCAGTTACAGAAAGGAGAACCACGTGATGTGATTTATGCATGTTCCAAGAATGGATAGATCAATGAAAATCTATTCATGGATTGGCTACAGTCTTTCCGAAAGCACACTCTACCAACCATCGAAGATCCAGTCTTACTTATTCTTGACAACCACTTCAGCCACAAATCATATAGGGTGTATTCATTTTACAGAAAGGACTATATACATATTAAGTCACTACCACACCCTTCATCTCATCGACTACAAATTTGGGACATCTGTTTTTATGAACCTCTCAAGAACGCTTTTAACAATGGATGTGAACTCTACCAAAAACTCACACCATACTAACTGGCAGAAATGTTTAAACGAGCCTACATTCGTTTTGATACACTTGAGAAAGGGGTCACAGTATTTTTGACCGCAAAAATGTATGCATTGAATCCCAACAAATTTGGAGAAGATGATTTTATTGCTGCACGTGAGATTAATTCAACATTTTGCATTCAATATGATGAAGAAGAGCAGCAAATTTAATCTAGTCATATTCCTAGGGCTACATCACATAAGCCTCCAGTACCAGAATCAACATGCCAAGATAACACAGATTTCGAGATGGAGCCTATACCGTCCACATCTGTAGGGGAAAAATGAAGTACTAAGTCAACCTCCTTTACTACACTACACTGTGGGTCTAGTTGAAAAAATTCTCCGATTCCTAAACCATGTTCATCGAAATCGGGTGTAATAAGGGCCTCAAGAAAGCATAACTCTGAAATCATCACTTCGATTCCAATGAAAGCCTAGTTTGACGAAATCAGTaagaaaaaattggttaaaaGTATAGCTAATGCCACAGATGAGAGAAAGAAGAGGAAGTCATCAGCAACCAGGAAAGAAGGTCATTAAAACATGCAGAAGAGATCTTATGTTAGAATCATCATCGTCTTCAAACGAGGAAGACAtagataaaaataaagggtcaCGTCAATTAGGATGATGACATAAACCCAGTGCAGTTTGTTGATGATATCGAACGTGTGCGTCATATGCAACAAGcttggaaaatataattaattatggtTCCGCTGTACGCTTTGTTCCAAATGAGCCCATTCAGAATGCAGTGACTATGAATCAGCTTAAGACTATATATGTGACCTTTGTTAATTTCCCATGGTATCCTAACGGGTGGCTATGGATCAGCCAAAAAAATGTGTAGGTTTACTTTTGTTCTTTGTCGTAGTGTATTCTTGTAAGTGTAAATGTAAGTTATAGCTTAAACACTTcaatgttttaataattaatgtcTTCTTTACCAGCAATATAAATATCTAAAATGAGTGGTGGAATGACCCCGAAAAGCGGGGTAATATCGCCATTTGCATAATCGTAATTACATACTAATTACATGTAGAAGACTAATTTCCAAGCTCTTGAACTGTTAGCACTTTGTACTAAGATCCCCAACAGTCAGGTATAACTGTTTACATATTTCCAGCCAATCATAATTCGGTTGATGGCTCTCTCATGTTTTCCTTAAGGTGGCTCTATTTACCCATTTTCCCCTATTATTGTATCCCTCCACTTCACTTCTCTATCTATATGATATCTCGCTGTATCTCAAATACAAATGTGTTTTGTAATATACAGAGAAAACAACTTTAATAAATCGCCTTTTTCACACACCtgatcgtttttttttgttcctggaATCATGATAAAGGGACAGACACGATGCGACAAAAAAAATGTCGCGTTGTTATGGACATGTTTTTACTCGAGCGACAAACAAAAAAgattatacagttttttttttttttttgcaaacacacatacatcAAACATACGACAGCAATAAACGTTAACAAGATTGTTTTAATCGAAATGTTTGATACcaaattgtttaatttaaatttaacgttCTTTCTGAAAATTCACAGAATGTGAACTCATTTCAAAGGTTTCACAAAGTAATTACGTAGCGTCTGTCGCGCATTTATGATTTCATCGttttgaataataaattaacttaCTGTCCCTTCTATTCACTTTGCACAACCATCTGAATAATTATCTCAACTGaacaattaatttatgtatattatttGTTTGGTAAGGAGCCATATGAATTGACACCAAAGGTGAAATAAGCTAGAGTCTTGAGACCGGCTTGTACAGTCGTAACTGTGCAATCCACTTTCCTCTtcaataaaaatccttaaactcaATCGGAATCCGACCAATCCCAACAATATTTGCTACCAGGGGTGATAAAGATAATATTACTAATGATGTCAATACAAGGCCGTAAGTCTGTAGGTTTTTCAGGGGGGAGGCGTTTTCTGAACCCCATGGGGATAATCGGAACACCTCATCTAGGCGGTCTAGGTCTATttgaattcaataaatgcaataagaggaaaatattttaaattaaaaaagtattccTTAAAACAGAGTTTTGGCATCATTATAACGGTTCTCATAAccgtttcacagttacaattttgcaagcgcaagcaggCCCCGAAAGTAAAGGGCTTTTAAATTACAAGGGGggccattccccccccccttcgcccGGGTCTACTCTTATGTACAATAGTAATCCGTTCGTAAGGAAAATAACCTCTTTACAAACTGTGCGGTTTACTAACATCCTAGAACCCAGAAggtgcacagaaaaatattttctgtacttctactaaagattactttggaaaccaattgccagaaatagtttgtaatgctacaagaaagatattattaCGACTTATATAATTTGTGtgaaaaactactgggttcgtaagggacgCCCGAAGCGTCAAGAATAGCGTCGCTCGCTCACGCCACGGCCCCCGTAATTCcccaggccgctcagcgatagataacggcgccgaggcaggacgatgcgctgggctaaggagggggggaagggggtggcgacgacccttgtaatccggccaggcgcgcgtggcatgccttacgtcagcgggCCGCACGTAACTGTGCAGGGCTGCCAttcagctccgaacctggcatcgcgttCTGGTCTCTCACGTCCGTAACAATATTGTAACTTTTAAAACACATGCGTAtggttatttttcattaaaaaatacgtttttcgaaataatactaagtatttcttacaaaaatttattcataattttatattttaatttatgtttcttaaaaaaaattaaaccattgtaaagataatcaaatattctactatttgactttattttgtcgCATCATTCTTattacgtgcgcagttaatactgaaaaggtacctattcagagaacggtttactaataacttttaactattggaagtactgggacaacacaaagcataaatgcccgggtaagaataaaCCAGGTATTACTTCGatcaatattttgtagtgatcgagttgttttcgtgtaaatgtagaaatttacaactatctgtaattttgcttgaatatttctgttccatttacaagaaAATCATGGTGTGGCCGTGCATTCATTAGGTACTACATGGACGCTGCGGGACACCAGGAACATCGTGTGAAGAGCAgtttttgcattgtggaaaccgTTTTAAAggactttattttataaaatatattgcgTTTAATGACGaaattataatttacttttattaaagGGGTCACGATTATTTGACGGATTCATCTctctccaggctagactcaacttgcctttATGTAATCATTGGTTGATAATAAAGTCATTCCATTGGCGAGCTACACGTGACGAGGTAACCGAATATTCTCATTGTTAATATCTAGCTCAGGGTCTTCAAGAGCACTGCAGTCTACTCATCGACGTGAAGTCTACTTCACCACTCAGTGAATCTGTGAAATGATTATGGCTCAACTTACCCACCATTATCAGACGCAGTTTGGCACCATTTCCTCGATAATTTGGGTGTTGCAGTGTGAGATATAATTAATCcctttatacatatttttttttagtaaaatgagTTCCAACCATCGAAAATTTGACTGTATGGGTCAGTTACAACCAAATTCCATTGtccggttttttttatttaatattttttacaacaaTTTCACGAGCGAGTTAGTGGgctaaaatatttatgataattagggacaaaattatatggtgaattgcaataaagcCGATATAACACCGAAAGGCATATCAAcacaccatataacaccaaatGCAAGGTATTACACCGTAAACCACCGAAATGAAACAAAAGATCATGGAATATATTAGCaaatttaatcaaaactcaactcAGATTACAAAAATTAATCTTTCGATACATtgaatttaattaatgtaaattatttagcaagTCGTTAGTACCAAAATTTATGTACCAAATAGATTGGAAAAGTGTTTTGCTTTTCTTTATactgcaactgttattagtaactaatttttacattacatatttggCAAATTTTTTCAAACACACGTGtacattatgatttatttttattgttctcagTAGTTAtacatgcttattaaaaattattatattgaaaAAGTGCATTATGTTTCAGtcaaattgacatttttttgatgaagtatcattgaacaagtaagtgtcgtatttgttgaaaattatgtttaactttgtgaataaacagagttcataaaaaaataaaaataataacacaaatctcttgttttaaaaactaaattggcctaaaaataaatccttaaataCATTATTGTCTCTAATGATATAATTTATTCGCATGCATTCGTTTCGTTCGCTCAgcttgttcattaattttttgtttgatttaatgTAGTGCTTTAAATATTATagctttgttttaaaattaaaagaaaacaggtttagttatttattaaataaattttaataaaaagtcaaCGCTAAGTATATAAGGAAAAATGTAACACTATCTTAATTTATCGACACTTTTCTTTCAAAACTACTCCTGATTGCAGTATATCGATACATTTAATGTGATACCGTGTCCTTTCACACAGTCGCTAATCGCGTCGCTCCCGTTCCACCAAGTCGGATATGCGAGGGGCACGCATGTACGTAAAACCcttttaggcccgttctacattGGCACGGAAATTGTGACGGATGACGTAAATGGAGACGGATCTCTCGGAAAATTTacctatataataaaaataaaagacaatAGAACCCTAGATATTATTGTACTAGAAATAATTTTCAACGTAatgagaacataaacaaacatggctaccaccgcagtcaagtactcggcttctattggtcgcacggagcaacgtaaacggaagagctcagcattgccgaggtAATCCGTACGAGTCCATCTCCGTATGCGTGCccttgtagaaactctgttccgcaTTCATCTTTGTTGACCCTTTCCTGATGTTTATGAgggtttttttaataaacaaccagcataaaaccagcaatggcgatTGAGGTATTTCTATTACAACCAGCGAAAACAAGTAATGGTGTGTGTCTAacatattatgttaaaatatatgtCGTAGGCCTTCGTGGTCAGAGTCACTACTTCTTGGCTTCTTGGTTGATTCCACGTTCGTGGAAATGAATTGCttgacgtttcggcatgccttgttgTAGTCATCCTCAAGAGCGAGTAAcggtttcaccccccccccccccaaattcattATTCTGCCATCTGATGCATTTAGTGAAAGACTGGTGCTCTGGCACAGTATTTATATAGGACAATATACAACTGGGCTGTGATTGGTCCATGTCTACAGTCAGGATTAGATGATGACCGTTCTAATTATGATAATACTTAATCTTTGAACATCTTCTTTGTTGATATCATTGGGTTgtattttgaatttcttttacTTCTCTGATTAATCTGTGGCTCTAAATGTAAATGCGTACAATGCCATGGTGGATGTCTGTTTCACTGTTGTGCTGTATTATGGTTGAGCAATTTATATTGTGTTGCATGTCTGCTATTCGTCCACAAGGACAAATCACAGCCCAGCTGTAAATGCCCCTATTTAAACTAAATTCATTAACAGATCTACTTAAGCTACGTAAAATACTTAAACCAGACACTGCTCAATATTTATCCCGGTGATTTACATTTTTAAGCTCGCGTCACAGTCATCGGATCCGTCCAAAACGTTTGAACCTTTAATACCCCGgcataaaaccaaaaataattgcCGATATCCTTCACAGCTACAGCATCTTGCCTCTGGAACAGCCGCGACCAGGATGCTGGACACCGACTGTCaacaagatatttaaaaaatcttattttaaaaatgttttctctaAATTCAGACTCTTAAGCAAGGTaatactgaatgaatgtgtgtgtgtgagagaaagAGAGCGCGAGAATGTTACAGTTTCATAATaagaatattaattatattttaatattttttctatttaaaacaacatttattatgtttaaggttattatttaatcataattttatatttagtacaaTATTTAATATGGTTTTTCTGTTAGTACTAAACTTGGCTGTTAAATTGGTAGATGATTCATCAGTAATGgctgtaatttgtaatttgtttagtaGGTAATTTCTTGCTTTATCCctagatataacttattatacGTTGTTTATGTCGTATGATTCAGTGTAAGAGAAGACGTATACGCCTTAACTGCGCCAAACAAAAgtcgaataaataaatataaatgaataaaccCAGTCCCAGAACACCAGTCCTTCAGTTGATACTCGCCCTAGaggatggctgcaacaaggcgaGCCGAAATGTGAGGCATAACATTTCCACGGACGTAGCctgaacccagaagccaagaagtatgaggttttttttaataacgtccatttgatcattaaaaaaataaaataaactcgtGAGAAAAGGTTTTTAATGACAGTTTTACTTTACCGCATATCTACTTCTTCCCTTTTACACACAACCCCCATTCAATTCTAAGCACTTTTCGTAATTCTgaaccagtttctttaacccttCTGCGTGTAAGTTCGCCGCCTGATAATTAAACGCGCAGGAAGCGCGGCTACTCGAAGTGCAGACGAGTGAAGCGGGACGTCTGTACACAGGGGCAGTTATCATAGCATCCCAGGCCCAGGGACGGTCAAGCCGATGTTATCTTCGCGAGTCACGCGTCTGGCAGACATGGCTACTCGCTGGTAAACCCCAGGTGACAAGGTCATGCCTGCCAGGCGTATGACTTGATCGTCGCGGGGCCCAGGTTGCTATGATAACTGCGCCTGTGTGCTAgcttcccgcttcactcgtcTGCACTGGGAGAAGCCGCGCTTCCTGGCGCGCGACTCGCCTGCTAGCTTCGGTAATCCGTGAGActggctgctgttgctgctgtttGCTTTTTTCTGGACTTTTTATGAAGATGTTACCGTGGCAACTTTTTGGGTGACTACGAACGGTCCATCGTCAAGCTGACAACGAGGATCTCAAGACTGCcgttgtcaactggtttaattcccaggcggcgaacttctgtgCAAAGGAGTTAAAggaactggtgcagcgttacaaaaagtgcttagaactgaatggcgattatgtggaAAAGTGAAGTAGGtatgtagtaaaataaaactGTCAGTAAAAACCTTTTCTCTgggagtttatttttttaatgaccaaaatgatttcttttttaaatcgTTTAAATCTtggtacacgtgatagaagtaaaacttctttggcaatccCAACcccgactcgtaagtatatcgtaaggggtaaaacggcagagagagagtgagagagagagagagagagagagagagagagagacgacaattttctaaataaacatgaattgataaaattattacttcaaaataactgctcaggataaaaattgttattgatcaatcaataatgattaattaacaataaatattactctctgttgaaataatcacagcgtcaaatattatattacaatttttaggACCCCTTCTATAGAATGAAAACAATTCGAACTACAATTATAcacgttttaaaaagtaaattaactTCGATAAATTTTAATCTCAACcgcattaataatattatttatcgtTACAcagcaaaaccatttatacaatttaataacaacaTAACACATTGCAGGGTcatttgactttaatttttttaagtatttaagaaACATAACGTTTTTGTATTTatcagaaattttaataaaatagaaataaataaacaaacatgaattaaaaaataattacaattaattaacaaaatataaaccATTAATATTCCGTGCacgagatttttttaaaactctttgaACTAGCATATTCTTAGTTGGGCCTTACTTAGTATTTAAGTGTACTTGGGAGGGGTCTTCTGGCGCTAAAATGACGGAGAATAGGTTGCTCACGGTGCAGAAAACTCGTCGGGCCCCGTTTCCTTGAGCGGGTTCCaggtggtggcgtgcggctcaggttgaaccctcccataaaaaatgaaataatcgtttcacaacaatttttcacgaaaacgttgcattaaaattctgcctGGGAATGTAACTGCCGTCCAAAGAGGCCCTCTCAGTTATATATGTTGTGTTGGAAGACGAGCCCAGCTGAGCGCGGCCGTGGTTGTTGTGTTCGCCAGGGTACTCGGCGGCGGCGCTGCTCGCCATCCTGCTCGCCATCCCGTTCGGCCTGCGCGTGCTGGTGCACCAGGAGACGGGCCGCTGGGGCAACGTGCTGCAGGGCTTCTACCACGTCCACCTCGAGCTCTTCCTGGGCAACGCCTGCCTGGGTGAGGCCGCGCGCCCTCCCGTCACTGTCTGCCTTCATGCGTCGTTGCGGGAGCGCGCGGCTCAACTCGGCGCCTGCTACAGTGGAATGTTCCTCAGCTGTGCTGCTCTCGGTCTGAAATTTCGATTGGCCCCCCCGTCACACGTGACGTCACTCCGGACAAACTCCATGTCTGAACGCTACCGCGCCTTGATACTACCGTCGAAACCAAGGTGCCGGCGTCCCATCTCGCGCATGACCAAAGATGGCGACCGTGAATACCcagtctttataaaaaaaaaaaagccttagtCGAGACGGTCGGCAGCAGGCCAGCAAGGAGCACGTTTTTGATCAATCGGAAACGAACAATGTATTTATCCTAGCATAATTAACATTTACCACAggttaaaacatacataaagaaaaaaattctataaatatttactgcatattattatgtGTTCAAAAcacgggaaaaaatattttatcttgaCTCGTGATTTATAAGTTGAAATTCTAACAAACGTCGAGGGTATTtctttttttatgaattgtatTGGTTGAAAAGTGCGAGAACGTAAAACAACGCCGAGAAGTAGTGACGCTTGTCTTGCATTcagttcattattattattattattattattattattattattattattattattattattatcactcTGATTTTTCATTTAATTCAAAATCGTGTATGCATTCATTGTAGCACTCAAACACGTCAGGATCAGCACGGCACCAGCAGCTACGCAGCAGCGTGTGTTGGCACCTTTCCATTGCAACAGGGCCTTAATAGCCACTTATCTTGCTTGAAGTTTTCAGAGGTCGATGGTATGATGGGTCGATTCTCAGGAGTTACGCGTAGCACAACAAGCAGcaatacagattttcaaaatggcggacataacgATAATGGCAATggttacatcataattcaaaatgccggaaagttcaagaaaacaaaatggctgaatccaatatggtggatccaagatggccgtaagggtcaatgtcaaggtcaaagggtaaggtcatccaatatggctgccatgacatcacagtccaatatggcggtcgtcaCCGTGGCACCTCAGCCTGgtgccggaggaactattatttACTACTAACAGTCTGTTATATCGGCGATTAAATATACAGTATTTTTCCAAACTTCTGGGCATTAATATAATCGGGGCAAACAATgccaaaaaccattttttttttgctcgggaACAAATGTTCGGTAACAAATCCCTAGTAACAAGTACTTTTCAATAGTGTTGATAGATGGCAGCATCAtccagatttttaacatttatttcacaTTCACACACATTCATCGTTCATTTAAAAATGGCGATGATGCTCTATGATTGTACGATATAAAAGCAGAGAGTCCTAATGTTACTGAGACAGTAACGCAAATTATTATGTTCAACTGGTATTAATGAATATTATGTGGATAGATAAAATTAGTTTTGAAGTgattaaaactgtaaaatatatttaagtatatgaGTTAGCTTCATATCGAACAGTGTCCAGTCCATAACTAAATAGTTATAATGTATGGTGTGTCGCAGGTGTCGGCGTGATGATGCTGCTGGCCCTCACGGTGGAGCGGTACGTGTCTGTCTGTCACCCGGGCACCACCAGACCGCTCATGGGGCCCCCGAGCCTCGCCGTGGCGCTCATCCCGCTGCTCACGTTCCTCGTGTACCTGCCCACCGCCTTCCGGTCCGAGCTGCGCCACTGCGCGCTGTCCTCCGGCGGCCTCGTCTACTACCGCCGCCCCAACCTCTCCTTCCAGCAGTCCGGCTTCTACTCCGTCTACAAGGTCCTCCTCGAGGTGGTGTTCAAGGTGGGGCCCACGCTGCTGCTGGCGGGACTCAACATGAGGATCATGGTGGTCTACCGCCGCTCCTGCGACCGCCGCCGCAAGATGACCATCTGCCGGTCCACCTCGGACGCCGAGGACCACCGCAAGTTCGCCGAGGAGAGGCGGCTCATCCTCCTGCTGGGCAGCACGTCCATCCTCTTCCTCGTGTGCATCTCGCCCATGGTCATCCTCAACGTGACGCTGTCCGAGCAGAACCTCAACGAGTACTCGTACCAGGTGTTCCGAGCCGTCGCCaacctgctggaggtcaccaaCTACTCCATCACCTTCTACATCTACTGCCTCTTCTCCGAGGACTTCAGGAACACGCTGCTGAGGACTTTCCGGTGGCCGTGGTGCAAGAGCAAGCCTTTTACCGAGGCGAAGGCTGCAGGAGACAGGAAGCCGCTGGCGGGCAAGCCCAGTTCCCCGCCGACCACCACAACCACGACGACCAACAATGCACTGGGCGGCGCACCAGGTGCTCGTCTGCCCGTGCCGCCCAGCGGCGCAGCGCAGAGACTGTGGCAGCGGCTCACGGGCTGCGCTACCGTGCAGGACAGTTGCAATTACAGGCCACCAGAGCGTGCAAGTGTTTAACGTCACCCATCTTTGCATATGTATATGAGGGAAAGTCATTAAATAAGTCACAAATTGGTTAAAAATGTACTTTCCAATAGCACCATCTAGCATTTCATATTGACTTGGTAGCATTTGCACCGATGGTTCCCAATGATTGTATGATGAAATAGCAGCGAGTCTTACTATGGCTGAGACAAGTAACCCAAAAAAAGTTATGTAATTGGTTTTGTTAgagattacatttaaaaaaatacttccgtagttataatttttttgtgacaaCTTTCTCCTCATATTGGTCAGGAAAATTGTGAGGGGAAAAAATACACCTGCATATTCCCATACATTCAGTCCACTCCATGACTATAAGCCTAGTGATAGGTTATCAGGTTTTGTTACCTCACTTCTGAACTTATGATGGCATGCACTTATTATTTGACCATTTCTTCACTAAACAAGATAGGTGATAACATCGCAGATTTCCTGCCCTCTACTGCCAATAACTTCTCTGTTTTTgaatgtttcataattattttttactcatGTTTCTATTATTAGGCATTTCAAGTAACTTGTTTGTGCTTTAATAGTTATTATCATTAATTTGGGTTAGGTTTTATGTACAACTGAATGTagtgtgttttattatttgtttaactgTAGTTTACTTAATCACTTAATATTAGCATGTGTATTAATTACGTTATGTCACATTTTGAAGCATATTCTGGGTGGTAGGACTAAAATTCTAGAACATATTAAAAGGTTCAACAGGAAGGAAGACACGGGCGCGACACACTGTCGCCGGCAATTTAGTGCGTTGTTGGAAAAACTCCGCACGTGGGTGCATGACTGCGCAGCAATAGACTGGAACTTTTGCTGGGCGCtgcctcgccagccaatcagagcgagccttgaggtggtgtgatatgtATTTCCAAACTTTTAGAGACAAgcattttttcaatgtttttttccccctatatGGTCAGGTACTGGGTTCTGTGTGGTGtttggtcggttggcccacggggttgcctccctttgtttCTAGCTTAGTACAGGAAGGTAACTGCGTGGAGCAAGTCAGTTGTCACTCGATCGTCGCTACGTGTGGCCGCGTTCTTGGCAGCTCGCCAGAAACGATGAAGTTACGAATAGCCAACTTCACGCCTGATGATCGGGCCAAgcttaacttaaaattaaaacaaagggacttgattttttttttttcatcgagcGATGCGCTAGATGGAATATGTGATAAATCGCCTGGAACTGTAAGTTatgatttattgtttttttttgcttgtgaggaaaaataataaaagaccA from Bacillus rossius redtenbacheri isolate Brsri chromosome 1, Brsri_v3, whole genome shotgun sequence includes these protein-coding regions:
- the LOC134541327 gene encoding probable G-protein coupled receptor B0563.6 isoform X1, translated to MALDWLLPEGPAGAGACNVSQCNASDAHPWDAADPEDCGNATLRCAEDPRTDALRRCAYGVALPAICCLGILGNVLNLLVLTRRNMKGTAYVYMRGYSAAALLAILLAIPFGLRVLVHQETGRWGNVLQGFYHVHLELFLGNACLGVGVMMLLALTVERYVSVCHPGTTRPLMGPPSLAVALIPLLTFLVYLPTAFRSELRHCALSSGGLVYYRRPNLSFQQSGFYSVYKVLLEVVFKVGPTLLLAGLNMRIMVVYRRSCDRRRKMTICRSTSDAEDHRKFAEERRLILLLGSTSILFLVCISPMVILNVTLSEQNLNEYSYQVFRAVANLLEVTNYSITFYIYCLFSEDFRNTLLRTFRWPWCKSKPFTEAKAAGDRKPLAGKPSSPPTTTTTTTNNALGGAPGARLPVPPSGAAQRLWQRLTGCATVQDSCNYRPPERASV
- the LOC134541327 gene encoding probable G-protein coupled receptor B0563.6 isoform X2; its protein translation is MALDWLLPEGPAGAGACNVSQCNASDAHPWDAADPEDCGNATLRCAEDPRTDALRRCAYGVALPAICCLGILGNVLNLLVLTRRNMKGTAYVYMRGVGVMMLLALTVERYVSVCHPGTTRPLMGPPSLAVALIPLLTFLVYLPTAFRSELRHCALSSGGLVYYRRPNLSFQQSGFYSVYKVLLEVVFKVGPTLLLAGLNMRIMVVYRRSCDRRRKMTICRSTSDAEDHRKFAEERRLILLLGSTSILFLVCISPMVILNVTLSEQNLNEYSYQVFRAVANLLEVTNYSITFYIYCLFSEDFRNTLLRTFRWPWCKSKPFTEAKAAGDRKPLAGKPSSPPTTTTTTTNNALGGAPGARLPVPPSGAAQRLWQRLTGCATVQDSCNYRPPERASV